One region of Skermanella mucosa genomic DNA includes:
- a CDS encoding leucyl aminopeptidase family protein — MLTHMRPKAGTDSIPLTPVTKDGLEGWLADQPAAVRAWVAGIGFKAESGKTALLPGDGGNLARVLVGVDADADLWAYAALPASLPAGAYRIDAGLDAGTATKAALGWALGCYAFTRYKAKNDRSFATLVWPEGADRDAVERTATATYLVRDLINTPASDMGPAELAAAAEALGAEFKAKVKVTVGEDLLKKNYPAVHAVGRASTREPRLIDLTWGDKGAPRVTLVGKGVCFDTGGLDLKPSSGMLLMKKDMGGAAHVLGVARMIMMAGLPVRLRVLIPAVENSVSGDAFRPLDVLATRKGLSVEVGNTDAEGRLILCDALAEAVTDKPDVIIDFATLTGAARVALGTELPALFCNDEALAGGLLASAETQGDPMWRLPLHQPYAKMLESKVADLNNVGSGPFAGAILAALFLERFVDKSIPWAHLDVMAWNPSSKPGRPEGGEALGMRAVFAYLEGRYANKS, encoded by the coding sequence TTGCTGACCCATATGCGCCCGAAGGCCGGGACGGATTCGATCCCGCTCACCCCCGTGACGAAGGATGGCCTGGAAGGCTGGCTCGCCGATCAGCCGGCCGCCGTGCGCGCCTGGGTCGCCGGCATCGGCTTCAAGGCCGAATCCGGCAAGACGGCGCTTCTGCCGGGCGACGGCGGAAACCTCGCCCGGGTGCTGGTCGGCGTGGATGCCGACGCCGACCTCTGGGCCTATGCCGCCCTTCCCGCGTCCCTGCCGGCCGGCGCCTACCGGATCGACGCCGGCCTGGACGCCGGCACCGCGACCAAGGCGGCGCTGGGCTGGGCGCTCGGATGCTACGCCTTCACCCGCTACAAAGCCAAGAACGACAGGAGCTTCGCGACGCTGGTCTGGCCGGAAGGGGCCGACCGGGACGCGGTCGAGCGCACCGCGACCGCCACGTATCTCGTGCGCGACCTGATCAACACGCCCGCCTCCGACATGGGTCCCGCAGAACTGGCCGCCGCGGCCGAGGCGCTGGGCGCCGAGTTCAAGGCCAAGGTCAAGGTGACCGTCGGGGAAGACCTGCTGAAGAAGAACTATCCCGCCGTCCACGCCGTCGGCCGGGCCAGCACCCGGGAGCCCCGCCTGATCGACCTGACCTGGGGCGACAAGGGCGCCCCCCGGGTGACCCTGGTCGGCAAGGGCGTCTGCTTCGACACCGGCGGCCTGGACCTGAAGCCGTCCAGCGGCATGCTCCTGATGAAGAAGGACATGGGCGGCGCCGCGCACGTTCTGGGCGTCGCCCGCATGATCATGATGGCCGGGCTGCCGGTCCGCCTGCGCGTGCTGATCCCAGCCGTGGAGAACTCCGTCTCCGGCGACGCGTTCCGGCCGCTCGACGTCCTGGCGACCCGCAAGGGCCTGAGCGTCGAGGTCGGCAACACCGACGCCGAGGGACGGCTGATCCTGTGCGACGCGCTGGCGGAAGCTGTAACCGACAAGCCCGACGTGATCATCGACTTCGCCACCCTGACGGGCGCCGCCCGAGTCGCGCTGGGCACCGAGCTTCCGGCGCTGTTCTGCAACGACGAGGCGCTGGCCGGCGGGCTGCTGGCATCGGCCGAGACCCAGGGCGACCCGATGTGGCGGCTGCCGCTGCACCAGCCCTATGCCAAGATGCTGGAAAGCAAGGTCGCCGACCTGAACAATGTCGGAAGCGGACCGTTCGCGGGCGCCATCCTGGCGGCCCTGTTCCTGGAGCGGTTCGTCGACAAGTCGATCCCGTGGGCGCACCTGGACGTGATGGCCTGGAACCCGTCGTCGAAGCCCGGCCGGCCGGAGGGCGGCGAGGCCCTGGGCATGCGCGCGGTCTTCGCCTACCTGGAGGGCCGTTATGCCAATAAGAGTTAA
- a CDS encoding TAXI family TRAP transporter solute-binding subunit codes for MFPVLSAARRRCSPIAARTVIGILMAALIATAMTAVLLVPAPGGPRADDIRFFRIGTGTTGGTYFPVGGMLANVISNPPGSRPCDRGGSCGVPGVIAVAQATQGSVENLKEMRTGTLESALSQADIAFWAREGTGPYKGQQPFDQLTAIANLYVETVHLVVRAESDIRNVADLKGKRVSIGEEGSGTLVEARVILEAYGIAETEIDARYLKPGPAGDRLVEGGIDAFFIVGGHPIAAVAEAAARTPIRLLSFDDEQGHGLKERLPFFTESVIGEGVYEGVSETLTLGVGAQWLVRGDVPEELVYGITRALWHPNTRRLLDNGHPKGPSIQLATATKGLAAPLHPGAARYYREAGVLEDGGAEPKVEPRREPERTEDDPMPALPVPVPPAPPAR; via the coding sequence GTGTTTCCCGTCCTGTCCGCCGCCCGGCGCCGCTGCTCACCGATCGCTGCGCGAACGGTCATCGGCATCCTGATGGCAGCCCTGATCGCCACGGCCATGACCGCGGTGCTGCTGGTCCCTGCACCGGGCGGACCGCGCGCGGACGACATCCGTTTCTTCCGGATCGGCACCGGCACCACCGGCGGCACCTATTTCCCGGTCGGCGGCATGCTGGCCAACGTGATCAGCAACCCGCCCGGCTCCCGCCCCTGCGACCGCGGCGGAAGCTGCGGCGTGCCCGGCGTGATCGCGGTGGCCCAGGCGACGCAGGGCTCAGTGGAGAACCTGAAGGAGATGCGGACCGGGACGCTGGAATCTGCGCTGTCCCAGGCGGACATCGCCTTCTGGGCCCGCGAGGGGACCGGCCCCTACAAGGGCCAGCAGCCGTTCGATCAGCTCACCGCCATCGCCAACCTCTATGTCGAGACGGTCCATCTCGTGGTCCGCGCGGAAAGCGACATCCGCAACGTCGCCGACCTGAAGGGGAAGCGGGTGTCGATCGGCGAGGAAGGGTCCGGCACGCTGGTCGAGGCGCGGGTGATCCTGGAGGCGTACGGGATCGCCGAAACGGAGATCGACGCCCGGTACCTGAAACCGGGCCCGGCCGGCGACCGGCTGGTCGAGGGCGGGATCGACGCCTTCTTCATCGTCGGCGGGCATCCAATCGCCGCCGTTGCCGAGGCAGCGGCCCGCACGCCGATCCGGCTGCTGTCCTTCGACGACGAGCAGGGCCACGGCCTGAAGGAACGGCTGCCCTTCTTCACCGAGTCGGTGATCGGCGAGGGCGTCTACGAGGGCGTCTCCGAAACGCTGACCCTGGGCGTCGGCGCCCAGTGGCTGGTCCGCGGCGACGTGCCGGAGGAACTGGTCTACGGCATCACCCGAGCGCTGTGGCATCCGAACACGAGGCGCCTGCTGGACAACGGCCATCCCAAGGGACCGTCGATCCAGCTCGCGACCGCGACGAAGGGCCTGGCCGCCCCCCTCCATCCCGGCGCCGCCCGCTATTATCGGGAAGCCGGCGTGCTGGAGGACGGCGGCGCCGAGCCGAAGGTCGAGCCGCGCCGTGAGCCGGAGCGCACCGAGGACGACCCCATGCCGGCCCTCCCGGTTCCCGTCCCCCCCGCTCCCCCGGCCCGGTAG
- a CDS encoding Rpn family recombination-promoting nuclease/putative transposase, which produces MTQPARPVSHRHSPAFMRLLTHEIPMTGCRDAMQTRLIHRHDHFFKHLLDQPGTAGALIRERLPAAVAELISQDDPVLMPGSFVDKELREYRTDRLYGVGIRTGGAAFIYVLMEHKSSPDPRIDLQLLGYETRIWQDWDKREGRDAEGRIRKLPPIFPLVVYHGEAEWRIPLSFADGLDLGDEALRPHVLDFRYSLADLGRIDDDRLSREERLRVGLLILKHGTRDGDLHRTLVKLGRAAFALGPDDLIALVRYILSEPNSVETAILRDALKEIVPGEETRVMSIAAEEWKAEGILIGEARGAARGKAEGKAEGKADILLRLLRRRFGTVPEAAIATIHNASDDQLNAWAENILDAATLDAVFTGHRSN; this is translated from the coding sequence ATGACGCAGCCGGCCCGCCCCGTTTCGCATCGTCATTCCCCGGCGTTCATGCGACTACTCACGCATGAAATTCCTATGACCGGCTGCCGTGATGCGATGCAAACCCGCCTGATTCATCGCCATGATCATTTCTTCAAGCATCTGCTCGACCAACCCGGAACAGCGGGCGCACTGATCCGCGAACGCCTGCCGGCTGCCGTCGCGGAGCTGATCTCGCAGGATGACCCCGTGCTTATGCCCGGGTCGTTCGTGGACAAGGAACTGCGGGAGTATCGGACCGACCGTCTCTACGGCGTCGGCATCCGGACCGGCGGCGCCGCGTTCATCTATGTGCTCATGGAGCACAAGTCCTCTCCGGACCCTCGGATCGACCTTCAGTTGCTGGGCTACGAGACGCGGATCTGGCAGGACTGGGACAAGCGCGAAGGGCGGGACGCCGAAGGCAGGATCAGGAAGCTGCCGCCGATCTTCCCGCTGGTGGTGTATCACGGCGAGGCGGAGTGGCGGATTCCGCTGAGCTTCGCCGACGGCCTGGATCTCGGGGACGAAGCCCTGCGCCCCCATGTCCTGGATTTCCGCTACTCCCTGGCGGATCTGGGGCGCATCGATGACGACCGCCTGTCGCGGGAGGAGAGGCTCCGTGTCGGGCTGCTCATCCTGAAACACGGCACCCGCGACGGCGACCTTCACCGCACCCTCGTCAAGCTCGGCCGAGCCGCATTCGCCCTCGGCCCTGATGACCTGATAGCCCTGGTGCGCTACATTCTTTCCGAGCCGAATTCAGTCGAAACGGCGATACTTCGCGATGCGCTGAAGGAAATCGTTCCAGGTGAGGAGACGAGGGTCATGTCGATCGCTGCGGAGGAATGGAAGGCCGAGGGTATCCTGATCGGCGAAGCCAGGGGTGCGGCCAGAGGCAAGGCCGAGGGAAAGGCAGAGGGCAAGGCCGACATCCTTCTGCGCCTGCTTCGGCGTCGTTTCGGCACCGTACCGGAAGCTGCGATCGCGACGATCCATAATGCTTCCGACGATCAGTTGAACGCCTGGGCCGAGAACATCCTCGACGCGGCAACCCTCGACGCCGTTTTCACCGGCCACAGGTCCAACTGA
- a CDS encoding pentapeptide repeat-containing protein, which yields MSPPATGHSAAYIAELKKRLNSHRKWVVGTRGGMQADLSFYDMSQLPLGGVVLRNAKLVGTSFARSNLSRADLKAAVLMMAELEGADLSQADLLGADLRGACFNGANLAEANLAGADLRTGSLGAVSTKQRANAGTTVNRRTELMDANLNRAILVGSNLGNCDLTGAELVDADLSGADLTGAILVSTDLSGATLRNTTLTGAVLSGAVLDADAVARMAQVGINPDGNLESLGERLFELLAHHQEWLDSEGRAGQRLELDLADLSDAPLGEVDLSAAKIQRCNLRNANLAGSNLMMADLSYSNLSGADLSGANLSGCGMRRVNLTGGSLRDSILLSVPVGDLERPWPTNLQYARLNDCDLRCRAAAGVILRHADLTGARVNMALMKGSDTSGAKLPTTRG from the coding sequence ATGTCCCCTCCGGCTACCGGCCACAGCGCCGCCTACATCGCCGAGCTGAAGAAGCGGCTGAACTCCCACCGAAAGTGGGTGGTCGGCACGCGCGGCGGCATGCAGGCCGACCTCAGCTTCTACGACATGTCGCAATTGCCGCTGGGCGGCGTCGTGCTGCGCAATGCCAAGCTGGTCGGCACCTCGTTCGCCCGCAGCAACCTGTCCCGGGCCGACCTCAAGGCCGCCGTGCTGATGATGGCGGAACTGGAGGGGGCGGATCTCAGCCAGGCCGACCTGCTCGGCGCTGATCTGCGCGGCGCCTGCTTCAACGGGGCCAACCTGGCGGAGGCGAACCTCGCCGGGGCCGACCTGCGCACCGGGTCGCTCGGCGCGGTCAGCACCAAGCAGCGGGCCAACGCCGGAACCACGGTCAACCGGCGCACCGAGCTGATGGACGCCAACCTGAACCGGGCGATCCTGGTCGGCTCCAACCTGGGGAACTGCGACCTCACCGGGGCGGAGCTGGTCGATGCCGACCTGTCCGGGGCCGATCTGACCGGCGCGATCCTGGTTTCCACCGACCTGTCCGGCGCCACCCTGAGGAACACGACGCTGACCGGTGCCGTCCTGTCGGGCGCCGTGCTGGATGCCGATGCCGTCGCCCGCATGGCCCAGGTCGGCATCAACCCCGACGGCAACCTTGAGTCGCTGGGCGAGCGGCTGTTCGAACTGCTGGCCCATCACCAGGAGTGGCTGGACAGCGAAGGCCGGGCCGGGCAGCGGCTGGAACTGGACTTGGCCGACCTCAGCGACGCGCCCCTGGGCGAGGTCGACCTGTCCGCCGCCAAGATCCAGCGCTGCAACCTGCGCAATGCCAACCTGGCCGGCTCCAACCTGATGATGGCCGACCTCAGCTACAGCAACCTGAGCGGTGCGGACCTGAGCGGCGCCAACCTGTCCGGGTGCGGCATGCGCCGGGTCAACCTGACCGGCGGGTCCCTGCGGGACAGCATCCTGCTCAGCGTTCCGGTCGGCGACCTGGAACGGCCTTGGCCGACCAACCTTCAATATGCCAGGCTGAACGACTGCGACCTGCGCTGCCGCGCCGCCGCCGGCGTGATTCTCCGCCATGCCGACCTGACTGGGGCCCGGGTCAACATGGCGCTGATGAAGGGCAGCGACACCAGCGGGGCCAAGCTGCCGACGACCCGGGGGTGA
- a CDS encoding 2-hydroxyacid dehydrogenase: MAILFLSPSDDPAEWLPELNNRITGREIRVWPDAGDLSEIDYALAWRPPAGVLGRLPNLKVIFSLGAGVDGVLSDPELPDKPLVRMVEPGLTEGMTEYVVLQVLHWHRQTEAYRAQQERREWRQLGQKLARERRVGVLGLGVLGADAARVLKELRFDVAGWSRSPKDLPGVTCFHGAAGLPEFLARTEILVCLLPLTPETAGILNWETLAALPRGACIINVARGGHVDESDLLAELDSGHIAGASLDVFAEEPLAPDHPFWSHPRVIVTPHVAAVTHARTAAGHIAEQIRRFEAGLPLENVIDRARGY; encoded by the coding sequence ATGGCTATCCTGTTCCTGTCCCCGTCCGACGATCCGGCCGAATGGTTGCCAGAACTGAACAACCGGATTACGGGGCGGGAGATCAGGGTCTGGCCGGACGCCGGCGACCTGTCGGAGATCGACTATGCCCTGGCGTGGCGCCCGCCGGCCGGGGTGCTCGGCCGGCTGCCGAACCTGAAAGTGATCTTCTCGCTCGGGGCCGGGGTGGACGGGGTGCTCAGCGATCCCGAACTGCCGGACAAGCCGTTGGTCCGCATGGTCGAACCCGGCCTGACCGAGGGCATGACCGAGTATGTCGTCCTCCAGGTGCTCCATTGGCACCGCCAGACGGAGGCCTACCGGGCGCAGCAGGAGCGGCGGGAGTGGCGACAGCTCGGCCAGAAGCTGGCCCGCGAGCGCCGCGTCGGGGTGCTCGGGCTCGGGGTCCTGGGAGCCGACGCCGCGCGGGTCCTGAAGGAACTGCGTTTCGACGTCGCGGGCTGGAGCCGTTCGCCCAAGGATCTTCCCGGCGTCACCTGCTTCCACGGCGCCGCCGGCTTGCCGGAGTTCCTGGCGCGGACCGAGATCCTGGTCTGCCTGCTGCCGCTCACGCCCGAGACCGCCGGCATCCTGAACTGGGAAACGCTGGCGGCACTGCCGCGGGGGGCCTGCATCATCAATGTCGCCCGGGGCGGGCATGTGGACGAATCGGACCTGCTGGCCGAACTGGACAGCGGCCATATCGCCGGGGCCAGCCTCGACGTCTTCGCCGAGGAGCCGCTGGCGCCGGACCACCCGTTCTGGAGCCACCCGCGGGTGATCGTGACGCCCCACGTGGCCGCCGTGACCCATGCCCGCACGGCGGCCGGCCACATCGCCGAGCAGATCAGAAGGTTCGAGGCGGGATTGCCGCTCGAGAACGTGATCGACCGCGCGCGCGGCTACTGA
- a CDS encoding RDD family protein — protein MTGGVRFAGFWIRAAAALVDGFVLGLVSAFIGIVVVSAMLWIGIGEGTAQGVGQVLSTVVAIAYYTGFHSSERRATPGKRVLGIHVMTRDGGRLTPARALGRYFALILSAITFGLGYLMAGWTRDKTALHDLVCSTRVVYDAPA, from the coding sequence GTGACGGGCGGGGTCCGGTTCGCCGGCTTCTGGATCCGGGCCGCGGCGGCCCTGGTCGACGGCTTCGTCCTGGGGCTGGTATCGGCCTTCATCGGCATCGTCGTCGTCTCCGCGATGCTGTGGATCGGCATCGGGGAGGGGACGGCCCAGGGTGTCGGGCAGGTGCTGAGCACGGTCGTGGCGATCGCCTACTATACCGGTTTCCATTCGTCCGAACGCCGGGCTACGCCGGGCAAGCGGGTGCTCGGGATCCATGTCATGACCCGCGACGGCGGCAGGCTGACCCCGGCGCGGGCGCTCGGGCGGTACTTCGCGCTGATCCTGTCGGCGATAACCTTCGGCCTGGGCTACCTGATGGCGGGCTGGACCAGGGACAAGACGGCGCTTCATGACCTGGTCTGCTCGACCCGCGTCGTCTACGACGCGCCGGCCTGA
- a CDS encoding C40 family peptidase has product MTASLPDPRTNPYRPDLAAAHLQGIVQADRFIEGVPCQVRAGFATVKGSPDFEARQTTQALFGETVTVYEEHDGWVWGQLSGDGYVGYLRLDTLWEETPEPTHQVTALRSFLFPEPDLKTPPLDVLSLTTRVAIAGERNGFVELAQGGWVFAGHLDDLAAYRPDYVATSRRLPGVPYLWGGKTSLGLDCSGLVQIALAAAGIAAPRDSDQQGGTLGQPVPEGETLRSGDLIFFPGHVGIMTGPEQLIHANAFHMMVTEEPLSDVVARGARITGMRRL; this is encoded by the coding sequence ATGACCGCGTCCTTGCCGGATCCTCGGACTAACCCCTACCGCCCGGATCTCGCGGCGGCGCATCTGCAAGGCATCGTCCAGGCCGACCGATTCATTGAGGGGGTCCCCTGCCAGGTCAGGGCCGGCTTCGCGACGGTCAAGGGATCACCCGACTTCGAGGCCCGCCAGACTACCCAGGCCCTGTTCGGCGAGACGGTCACCGTCTACGAGGAGCATGACGGCTGGGTCTGGGGCCAGCTTTCCGGCGACGGCTATGTGGGGTACCTGCGGCTCGACACGCTGTGGGAGGAAACCCCGGAGCCGACCCACCAGGTCACGGCGCTGCGCAGCTTCCTGTTTCCGGAGCCCGACCTGAAGACCCCGCCGCTCGACGTGCTGAGCCTGACCACCCGGGTGGCGATCGCCGGGGAGCGAAACGGCTTCGTGGAGCTGGCACAGGGCGGCTGGGTCTTCGCCGGGCACCTGGACGACCTCGCCGCTTACCGGCCGGACTATGTCGCCACCTCACGCCGCCTGCCCGGCGTTCCCTACCTGTGGGGCGGCAAAACCAGCCTGGGGCTGGACTGTTCCGGCCTCGTACAGATCGCCCTGGCGGCGGCCGGCATCGCGGCCCCGCGCGACAGCGACCAGCAGGGCGGCACGCTGGGACAGCCGGTGCCGGAGGGAGAGACGCTTCGGAGCGGCGACCTCATATTCTTCCCCGGCCATGTCGGCATCATGACGGGACCGGAACAACTGATCCACGCCAACGCCTTCCACATGATGGTGACCGAGGAGCCACTTTCCGACGTGGTCGCCCGCGGCGCCCGGATCACCGGAATGCGCCGGCTCTAG
- a CDS encoding MarR family winged helix-turn-helix transcriptional regulator has translation MPQKLQALDLWRHVLVTNVRQAGPDLSSRQLALLLTVYLTPPPHTVRGLAATLNISKPAISRALDRLGRLGFIRRKRDEADRRNVLVQRTVKGSVFLTEFAHLVLESRHLTLGDGSPADGHGASPPDLAPEPATEAVHDRVLAGSSD, from the coding sequence ATGCCGCAGAAGCTTCAAGCCCTCGATCTCTGGCGCCACGTTCTCGTAACGAATGTGCGGCAGGCGGGGCCGGACCTGTCTTCCCGGCAACTGGCGCTGCTGCTGACCGTCTACCTGACGCCGCCGCCCCACACGGTTCGCGGCCTCGCCGCCACCCTGAACATCTCGAAGCCCGCGATCAGCCGCGCGCTCGACCGGCTCGGTCGGCTAGGCTTCATACGGCGCAAGCGCGACGAGGCCGACCGGCGCAACGTCCTGGTCCAGCGCACGGTCAAGGGATCGGTCTTCCTGACCGAGTTCGCGCATCTGGTGCTGGAGTCGCGGCATCTGACCCTGGGCGACGGATCGCCGGCCGACGGGCATGGCGCGTCCCCGCCGGACCTGGCGCCGGAACCCGCGACGGAGGCCGTCCATGACCGCGTCCTTGCCGGATCCTCGGACTAA
- a CDS encoding glutathione S-transferase family protein, producing the protein MSDLTLVIGNKASSSWSLRPWLALKQIGIPFHEVTVPLRQPETKAEILRHSPAGKVPVLRDGDLTVHDSLAILEYLAESHPDAGLWPDDRGARAVARSISAEMHSGFADLRRNMPMDVTDRHPGAGRNPEVLADIARITQIWRDARARFGADGPFLFGRFTAADAMYAPVCTRFDTYGVELDEVAQAYVATILGLPAMREWYAAGSAEPWGALL; encoded by the coding sequence ATGAGCGACCTCACTCTCGTCATCGGCAACAAGGCCTCGTCATCTTGGTCGTTGCGTCCCTGGCTGGCCCTGAAGCAGATCGGCATCCCGTTCCACGAAGTCACGGTCCCGCTGCGGCAGCCGGAAACGAAGGCGGAAATCTTGCGCCATTCCCCCGCCGGAAAGGTGCCGGTGCTGCGCGACGGTGACCTGACCGTCCATGATTCGCTGGCGATCCTGGAATATCTCGCGGAGAGCCATCCGGATGCCGGCCTGTGGCCGGACGACCGCGGCGCCCGCGCCGTGGCGCGCTCCATCTCGGCGGAAATGCATTCCGGTTTCGCCGACCTGCGCCGGAACATGCCGATGGACGTGACCGACAGGCATCCGGGGGCGGGGCGCAATCCGGAGGTGCTGGCCGACATCGCCCGGATCACCCAGATCTGGCGGGACGCCAGGGCGCGTTTCGGCGCGGACGGCCCCTTCCTGTTCGGCCGCTTCACGGCCGCCGACGCCATGTACGCGCCGGTCTGCACGCGTTTCGACACGTACGGGGTGGAACTGGACGAGGTCGCCCAGGCTTATGTCGCCACGATCCTGGGCCTTCCCGCCATGCGCGAATGGTACGCCGCCGGCTCCGCCGAACCCTGGGGGGCGCTGCTCTGA
- a CDS encoding MFS transporter, translating into MSDLRQVFAAILPLLVSLGILVLGNGLFSTLLAVRMGAESFPVDRIGIIMAAYSVGFVLGTLRCPRVVERVGHIRAFAAFAALAAVSALVHAIVVDQIVWLLLRVVAGFCLAGLFTITESWINASSSNTVRGRVLSVYMTVNYLSLGASQSLITVMDPNGFQIFSLVAILVALSLVPLALSRVQSPSTVGTNRLRVIEIVRISPLGVAGCIGAGLINGAFGSMGPVYVQARGGTVEDVGLFMMVAILSGFLMQFPMGRLSDRFDRRTVFLAAIAGVSVAAVALAFADGVPNLVFAAMLGLYGGLAYSIYPIALAHANDFMSSDEVVPASAGLLLMFGAGSVVGPVLASQVMGVLGFNGLFFYIGSIAAVLMLFTLYRMTARQAKPLEEQGAFVPMPQTATTPIALEMNPRAEAGPQEPDQLAFDFDPPDRMQAQAAE; encoded by the coding sequence ATGTCGGATCTGCGGCAGGTGTTCGCCGCCATTCTACCGTTGCTGGTCAGTCTCGGTATCCTGGTCCTGGGCAACGGCCTGTTCTCCACGCTGCTCGCGGTGCGCATGGGGGCGGAGAGCTTCCCGGTCGACCGTATCGGCATCATCATGGCGGCATACTCGGTCGGTTTCGTTCTCGGAACATTGCGCTGCCCAAGGGTCGTCGAGCGGGTCGGCCATATCCGCGCCTTCGCGGCCTTCGCGGCGCTGGCCGCCGTCTCGGCACTGGTCCACGCGATCGTGGTGGACCAGATCGTCTGGCTGCTGCTGCGCGTCGTGGCGGGCTTCTGCCTGGCCGGGCTGTTCACCATCACCGAGAGCTGGATCAACGCCTCCTCCTCCAACACGGTGCGGGGCCGGGTGCTGTCGGTCTACATGACCGTCAACTATCTCTCCCTGGGCGCGTCGCAGTCGCTGATCACCGTGATGGATCCCAACGGGTTCCAGATCTTCAGCCTGGTCGCGATCCTGGTGGCGCTGTCGCTGGTTCCGCTGGCGCTGAGCCGGGTCCAGAGCCCGAGCACCGTCGGCACCAACCGGCTCCGCGTGATCGAGATCGTCCGGATCTCCCCGCTGGGCGTCGCCGGATGCATCGGGGCGGGGCTGATCAACGGCGCCTTCGGCAGCATGGGGCCGGTCTATGTCCAGGCGCGCGGCGGCACGGTGGAGGATGTCGGACTGTTCATGATGGTCGCGATCCTCAGCGGCTTTCTGATGCAGTTCCCGATGGGCCGCCTGTCGGACAGGTTCGACCGCCGGACCGTCTTCCTGGCGGCGATCGCCGGCGTTTCCGTCGCGGCCGTGGCCCTGGCCTTCGCCGACGGCGTTCCCAACCTGGTCTTCGCGGCGATGCTGGGCCTCTACGGCGGCCTCGCCTACTCGATCTACCCGATCGCCCTGGCCCATGCGAACGACTTCATGAGTTCGGACGAGGTCGTGCCGGCCAGCGCCGGGCTGCTGCTGATGTTCGGCGCGGGTTCCGTCGTGGGACCGGTGCTGGCATCCCAGGTCATGGGCGTGCTCGGGTTCAACGGGCTGTTCTTCTATATCGGGTCGATCGCCGCCGTCCTGATGCTGTTCACGCTCTACCGCATGACGGCCCGCCAGGCGAAGCCGCTGGAGGAACAGGGCGCCTTCGTGCCGATGCCCCAGACGGCGACCACGCCGATCGCGCTGGAAATGAACCCGCGCGCGGAGGCCGGCCCACAGGAACCGGACCAGCTCGCCTTCGACTTCGACCCGCCGGACCGGATGCAGGCCCAGGCGGCGGAGTGA